In the genome of Jaculus jaculus isolate mJacJac1 chromosome 11, mJacJac1.mat.Y.cur, whole genome shotgun sequence, the window GGCTCATTTTGCCATGTAGTCAACCCAGCCTCTCAATGGGCTAATGCTGACAGGTGCTTCCCCTCTGTTCCCCTGCTAAGGACATATCCAGGCTATCCTGAACTTCTGGCCACCAGAACTGGTTAACACTGAGCAGGAAGCCCAGTGCTCCCTCCAGTGTCTGATCTCACTGTGCTTGCCTGATCTTTAGTTTCAGATTCCATTCTCAGCCCAGGGCAATGCAAGTGACCTGCCCTGTTCCCAAGGCCCCTGCAGGTGGGACAAGTTGCACTGGTGGGATACTCACTGGCAAGGAGGTAGATGATGTCACACTACTAACTGCGGAGGGCTTCAGGGAAGAGGTCAATAACTTTGCTACTCCCTGGGTCCCACCACCAGAATCTCCATTTGGACCACCAGGTGGGGCCACCAGGGTCAGCTTCTGGGAAACAGGTggtttttttactgctgagcttGGGACAGTTCGGCTGGTGGACTGTCCCGTGGGAGGAGGCTGTACACCAGAGAGCAGGGTCCCAGAAACAGAGCTCTGCACTGGTGCTCCTACAGAGGATGAGCTGCCAGAAGAAACCCCATGCTTGGAGACTGAGCCAGCGAAGGGATTACTCTTGTAAGATGGCCCTGCCGAGCTTGCTGGATGCTGCTTTGCTGGGTGGCTCAGGGCAGTGGACGAGGAGACTGGGGTCTTGCTGCTAGAAGCCGGTGAGCCTCCTGAGGCTGATGTGGAGGCATGGAAGCCCTGGCCTTTGGATGCCGTCTTTACCAGCTGCAGGAGTGAACGATGACACTGTGGAGAGGAGGCCTTTGGGCCTTGGAGCTTATTGACAAATGACGCTGGAGGGGTGAAGCTTTTCTGCTGCTGAGTTCCTGCATGAAAGACTTTGACTTGGGGGTTGGGCACAGGAACGGCTGCCTGGGGACCATGAGACGTCCGTGGCAAACTATGATGCTTTGCTTTGGACTGGTGGCCTTCAGGCAGGCCCTTGCTGAGGGAAGCCTGGCAGGACAGGTCTTTGTAGCCAGAactctctgtttttttctcctGAGATGACTGCCCAAGTGCTAGAGCCTGTTCAGCCAGAAAATTGAGAGGTGACTGCAGAGTGTTAGTGGGTGGTGGGGCAGAAGGACTAGGTTTTGCAAAGTTCCGTTTCTCTTCTGTACACAAAACACCAGGAACCTTTTCTGCCGGTGCTTTGGAGGGTGCAGGCAGTGTGAATTCTGAGCTGCTGGCTTTGCTGTTCAATACAGCCAGCTCCTTAGACACAGCTTCTACAGAGGAGGCTGGATTACGAACCAAGTCTTCATCCAATGAGTCCTCTAGGGTGACAGGATCAGAGTCAGCAAGGCTACCAGGTGCCTGGGATGGGAGCTCTCTGCTGGTGGCCCCAATGCTTAGGCTTCCTCCCTGGTGTTCTGAGAGCAAAGCAGTGGGGCTACTGATTTGTCCTGATGGCATGGAAACCTTTTTATCAGGCTTGGTAGATGATTCCTAAAGGAAAGTAAAAATGCTGATGTTTAAAAACatttgaagggggctggagagatggctcagttcaattcctcaatacccacataaagtcatatgcacaaggtatcacatgcatctggagttcatctgcagtggctagaggccactggtgtgcccattctctctcttaaatagataatttttaaaaaatcttttatttatttcttagagacaaagggagagagaaagggagagaataggcgcaccaggtcctctaaacactgcaaacactccagacacatgtactaccatgtacatctggcttgcatgtgacttggagaatcgaacctgggtccttaggatttgcagccaagtgccttaactgctaagccatctctccagccctcaaatagattaaattttaaaaacatatagaaATAACTGAAGATGCCAACACTGGACTGTTGCAAGGATGTTGATATGTGAACAACTCAAACTTCCTGTGCAATTACAAAACAAAGGGTAGACAAGAAAGCCTGCCTTGCCTTGTAGCACTGTCATTTATATGCGCCCAGCTGGCTAGGGCCCGAGTTACACAGCATACTTTGATGCTaactacatgtgtacacacatgcacacacacacggaaactCTGGTTTTCTGGAAAAGTTCCAAGACTTGCTCAAGGGATACAATGCCTGCTGTTATTCACATTATCTTGGATGTTCCTGGTTATAGCATAATAAGCATTGCCTTACAGtagctttcttttcctcttagaTGTTTCTTGGCACCTGCCTACTCAGTCCTCAATGGAGCTGAAATAGGAGCTATCCCATCACTTCTGCACCCCTGGTAATTAATAGAGTGTCTCAAGACACTCTAGGCATTTGACAGATATCTGAATAAACAACTTAAGTCACATTCTCATGTTTTCTTCAAGTGTAGGTCAGGGAACGCCAAGTCTCAAGAACTCACAAGTTTGGCAAGTAGCAATGTTCCCTCCCAATGGTGTGCCTTCTGTGTCATCTAAGGTGTTTTCACATCTCTATTTTTCACCCCTGTACTTCTGGCCAAGTACAAAGCCACCTCTCCTTCCTGCTTACTGCTCCAGGCTAATTAGCACACATCAGAAGTGTACTTCCTAGACTACGACACAGGGCACAGCCTTCACATCTGCAGCATATCCACAGGGCTATTGCAGACCCCACTGATCCCCATAACCGCCTGAGGAACTGGGCCAGCTGGGTGCTGCTGGGTAGCACTGAGGCTAGAAGGGGTAAAGCGGCCCACCCAGAGTGTCTGCCTTGGTGTATGTAAGTTCAGGAGTGCCATCTAAGTAACTGTCCCCCAGACCAGTGAAGCTCAACAAATTGCCATGTCACTCAAGAAATTTCTTGAAGGCTAAGAAGATaacctagcggttaaggtgcatgcctgcaaagcctaaagacccgggttcaatcctccaggtcccatgtaagccacatgcacatgatggcgcaagcacctggagttcatttgcaatggctggaagccctggtgcgcccattctcactcaccttctctgactcaaataaataaaaataaaatcttaaaaacaacaaaaaaaaagctgggtgtgatggctcacacctttaatcccagcactcaggaggcagaggtaggaggattgccatgagttcgaggccaccctgagaatacagagtgagttccaggtcagtctggaccagagtgagaccctatctcgaaaaactaaaaaaaaaaaaaaaaggaaaaggaaaaaggggctggagagatggcttagcagttacggcacaagcctgcgaaacctaaggacccaggtttgactctccaggtcccacgaaagccatatgcacaagggggagcatgcatctggagttcgtttgcagtggctagaggccctcgcgcacccatcccccccccatgtctctaataaataaataaataaaaataagtctttaaaaacaaaaagggaaaaaaaggaatttcTTGAGCCTTGGTTCAGGAAGGAGAGGGCAGCTGGCACAAGACCTGAGCAGGCTGACTCACCTTCACCTTGACTTTAGAAGGGGCTATGACTTTCTTCTTTGCCCTgttcaaaggaaaaacaaaaggttCAGATGAGACTCACAAGAAATTTAAACAACAGTATTGGAGAAATGAACAAAAGTGAGGCACTCACAGGATTGATGTCAGATGTCCGTGACCTCGCCGGCTCTCCTTAAACAAAGTCCTGAAAGAAAAGGTGCTAGGCATCACATCTGCCCCTAAACACCATCACTCTGCTTCTAGGGCTTGCTCAAAGGCCTTAGTTCTCAGGGGCCAGTCCTCATTAATCTAGTTAACTGGTGAGCCATATTCCTTCTGAGAGGCCTAACATGGCCACAATGGCTACCCTAAAGCCAAGAGTCTGAGCTTTTACCAAGAAAGTGTTCCAAGCTTTCCCAGCCACACCTAAGGCAGTAGCATTACTGGAATTCTCAACCCTTCTGAGGAGGAAGAGTATCTTATGCCATTTtctgagaaacaacaaaaattatctttataCAAGTCCAACCTAAAAGGAAAGCAGAGCAACTTCCAAGGTTCTGGGATATGTCCAACCCAGATGAATCAAGCCAATGACAAACACCAACTCCAGCTAACTGCCTATGCCTTGCACACAGCAGACACATGTATTCCATTCATGAGGAAACAGCCTCTGGGACAGAAGACTAGCACTCAGCTCCAGCAAAAAAATCAGCCCTGCTACTTGTGAATGAGACTTCTTAGACTGTTAGGAAGTCTCCAACATGACTCCCTCTCTGAGACTCTGGTAGGATCCATGGCATCAAATTAGGAAAGTACACACTGGAATGAGAAGACCATATATGCAATTCCCCAACTAAAGTGGGACAAAGAATGACACAGACAAAACTCCCCTTTTAGGGAAGACTAAGGAGACCTCTTCATGGCTCCCAGTATGTCCCCAGTTAGTCAAAGAGACAATGACTCCTAGGGCAAGAGTCCTTTCAGCCTAGCTTTACAAAAGCATACTCGCTTGACTGACGCTCAACTGCATGACTATCCTGTCCAGTCACACTGGCCTCACCTGGCCTGCATCCAGCCTTTGGGCCAGAGAGGCTTGACCTCAGCATCCAGAAAGGCCTTCACGCAATCCTCCCAGGCCTGGGCCTTGTTCTTCTCCAGATCATGGTTCTCCAGTTTGATCTTCACCACCTGGCACAGCAGCTCTCTGAGGAGCAGGCAGAAATCAGAACCTTTTTACTACCCAAATGCTTCTTTTCAAAGGTTGCAATCATGTGCTTTCAGCAGCCCCAAGGCATTAAGAAAGCCTAACTTTCACAGCAATATGAGGCACATGCTCAGCCACTGGACCCACAAACCCTCCAATGAGGCAAAATTTCAAGTTTTGGCACACCTGATCTCATCATTCCACTGGAACTTCTTCCGGGGTCCCATTATCCTCCGTCCCCccttttcttcatcttcttcctcatCAGAACAAatcctttctctctgttccttgtccttctcctcttccaacatcctagagggaagaaaggaacccTGAGGCCCTCCTGCCTACCACTCCCTGTCCTTCCTTATGCAACTCTCCCCTGGACTCTAAGATCAGACAGTGAAAATGCTAAAGAGACAAGAGTATCATTTGAAAAGGTAAATCAACACTTAGAAGTGTGAACAGAAGAGACTAGAAGATAATGACAAGCAAGAGTGGCACAACATACTTACTTAGCAacctttgcttgtgtgtgtgcctggCATTCATCCTGATACTTGGCCACTTGCTCAGGCATCGCCCTGCCAATGGCTTCCTTGAGCTTCTGGAGAGGCTCCTTGAGACGCCCACCCTGCAGAGAGCAGGACACAGCACAGATCTGGCTCTGTGCCACTCTCACACTGAGGACACATGGCAGGTAATCAAAAGGAGGCAGCTCAACAGCAGATGTGGTCCCTGTGCAGACTCAGCCACCCACCTGTTCATAGAGGTGCAGTTTTCGAGCACGTTTGACCAGTGCATCCTTGCTGCAGGGCAGGAATGAGGCCAGATAAGCATACACCCCAGAACGAATTTGGCTACTCATCTCCCGAGTCTTCACCTCTATGCTGAAGAACAGAACAGAGTTATCAATGGCCTGCAGCTCACTGCAGCTTCTCTCTCTTCAGCAGGTCACCCTACATGGAGAGAAAAGCTAGGGACAAAGAGGAGGCCCAGCCTTATCTTGATGGTCACACAATGCAACTGAGTGGCCAAAGTACCCTATCTTCAgcatcaacaaacaaacaaaaaacactcccAAGTTTAATGAGGTTGACTAGGAAATGTGAGTTAAGGCTCTCTAGTCAAGGACAGGACCAAGACAAAGGTAATCAAAAGAACACAGCCTAAGAGAACAAGCCATGAGTGCTAAATCTCAtacacaaagaaaacataaaagcttTCAAAGGGAAAGTAATGGGTTACTTAGGGTTGGCAGGAAACATTTTCTGGCAAGGTTTACATTTTCCAGCTCCAAGTTTTATCCATGATTATGAAGTCAGGGAAATCCTCACCCCTCCAGTTTCCCCAACTGgataagcagaaaaatattttctttattgccCAAGCTTTCCATATTTGGTATACCCAAGTGGACTCTTTGTTGACACAAGCCTCTTGCCCCTGCTGACCCTCAAGTGTCTTTGAAGCTCTGTACTCACTGCCTTAAGTAGTCAATCCATACCCTGGCCAGTGGAAGCCATTTGCTACAACATGCTCATGTCTTGACAACTATCATTACATAGGCAAAATCCTCTGGTTGAGCAACATACTTCTGTTACTTAATGCAATGAGGAGAAACACTGCCAAGCTGGAGGCCAGGCAAAGGAACTGGGTTTAGATGTGGATTTGCCATTTTGCTTCTAAGTCTAGTTCACACAGTAAAGTGCCTTGATGTTTGCAGCTCTGGGCAAAATGTGATGAGGTACATTTGGAGCACAAGTGAGAATAACCAGGGCACTGAGAAGTATCCCAATGCAAGCAGGCCCAGAGGCCACCACATTGTCTCTCATTCTTCTAGAGCctcaggaaggggaaggaggaaaggaaccttttctctctcttcctatctcataCTTGTCAAGATATCCTTTTCCAATAGACCACAACAAAACTTTTATAATGTTTTCAGCCAAAAACAGTAAGGCTTATCACTTGAGACAGATATTTAGTGTCTTTTGATAGAAACACAATAAAAGCATACAAACCCAATTCTTCTATCTCTTTGCAGGTCATCTGTATGTAATTCATCTGTATTCCCATGGCTCCCTAGCCTGCTGAAGCCAGACACAGTAACAGCAGATATAAACACATGAATAATACTCACTCTAGCAGGATGCCATTAATATCCTGAGTGAAGAACTTCTGCTTGCTCTCTCCCTCAGCAGCTCGGGCAGCCTGGTTCACAGCAGACAGGAACAGTCGTTAGTGTCCTTTCCCCATGCATCCCTCATACTCACTCACAGACGAATGATCTGTCATTCCACAAGAGCATCTGTGTACTTAACTTTCCAGGATTTGCAACACGCAGAGAACAGAAGCCACACAGACACTAGGTGATTCCTAAGGCATCTGGTCAGTGGCCAAATGGGCCCAGACTCATATCAACTACAATTTCCATACTGTCCATAATAGAAAAACAAGACTTTCAACTAACCTGTAGTATTTAAAGGCTTATATAtaccaaagaataaaataaaaaatactatgtATTTTCAGCATTGAAGAAAATCAACACCTTATGGAAATTCATAACTTTATGGTATCCCAAAGTTTATCACCCAGACCACTGGGATGACATGTGACACCAGAGATGACACCCTAGAGAACAAGCTTGGAGACCACAGCAGTGAACCCTACAAGTGTTAGATGTGGGTGTGGTGTTCTCACACTCAGCTATACATATACATGGAAGTTACTTGGGCATTTTTCTCCTACTCCAGACCAATCAATCTCTGAAGTTGgactcaggaattttttttttttttttttttttttttttaggtaaggtttcactctagtccaggatgacatggaattcactatgtagtctgagggtggcctcaaactcacagtgatcctacctctacctcccaagaactgggattaaaggcgtgtgccactacacctggcttagttattattttatataaatatatatatatataaatatgtatgtatctttttttttttggttcgttttgtttttcaaggtagggtctcactctagcccagactgacctagaattcactatgtagtctcagggtggcctcgaactcacagtgatcctcctacctctgcctcccgagtgctgggattaaaggtgtgtgccaccacgcccggcttcagttaTTACTTTGAAAAGACCCAAGCATCAGGTCTTTTAAATGTAGCTCGGGTCACCCTACTGGGCAAAGAGAGTTGAGAACCAATGACCTAAATAAAAGAGTTGTTACCCTGGAGGCTTTAGGCAGACACAATTCTAAAACCAGACTTTATACAATAATGATGGTATAAGGTGAGTCTACTAGAAAAGATGAATCTGAAACCCTCTGCCTTCCTCTAATTGTACCCCCTGGGTCTCTCTAGTTTCTCTGGTCACTTCATGGGTTTGTTCCACTAGCTCACTTATTATAGAAGCTTCTCAAGGTGTTGGAGGTATGTGTGAGAAacagagcgcgcgcgcgcgcgcacacacacacacacacacacacaccccttcattCATCCCAGGTAGAGGCCAGAAGAAAATACAGATGTCTTTATCTATCACTCTTTTCTCTTATCCCCATGAGACAggaagtctttcactgaacctggagctctaaGTTGCTCTTTGGTTAGGCTGACTGACCAGGgaatcccagcaatcctcctgtctctatcccTCTTAGCGACAgagttatagacatgtgtggctatgcctggctttttttaaaaaaacattttatttttatctatttatttgagagagagaaagagagagtgttcTTATCTACTGAgtgatctcctcagccccacaacCCTTTTGACAGGGTTCAAattgaaaatgaccttgaactcctgattcttctgtctctgactcctaagtgctagaatcacAGGCACGTACTATCACTCCCAGCTAAAAGAGCTCTCTTCTCCCCATAACTTCTCCCTTGTGGCTTCAAAATAAAACATGGCTCTTTTCAGGTCTATAGCCAAACCCAACTCCTTCCCATGGTACATAGGGTTCCCCATCATTTCTCCCTGGGCATCCCCTTTAGCTCCCATCTCCTAAGACACCCTTGAGGGAATCCCACTCATTCAACCTCAGTTCTTCCTTGCCTTATGACAAGGTCATCTTGCTTTCCAGACTAGGCTAGCAAGGGTGTACATGTGCATCCCAGTCAACTGCTCCTTGGCCCCTTTTGAGTCTCATTGGCCAACCACGAAAACTAGTCAgtcattggacatagcaaagggTTCTTTCTGCTTATCCCTACAGTCTTATTCTACTGCTTATTTTCCTAACAAGCTCAGGGAGAGTAAGAACTGACTCTTCACCAATATATTTCTCACAGCTATCAAGTCCTTAGCACACGTCAGCTAAATGAATGGGTGAGCAAATAAGTGAACAGATATGATCGTAGAAGGCAAGAAAAATTTAGTACTGCCTAACCAGAAATAACTAGGAACAAGATATGAAAATGCtagaaaggctgggcatggtggtgcatgcctttaatcctagcacttgggaggcagaggtaggaggattcgaggccaccctgaaactacatagtgaattccaggtcagcctgggccagagtgagaccttacctcaaaacaaacaaacaaacaaaagaaaatgctagaaagaaaaggcatttgtatttaatttttaatttttttgtgggaggatggttccaaggtagggtctccctttagcccaggctgacctagaattcactacgtaatcttaggctggcctcaaactcaaagtgatccttctagctctgctcccccccaccaccaagggctgggattaatggcctgtgccaccacacccatcttatttttatttctttactaatttttttttgtttgtcttgttctttttgttttgttttggtgagggttttgttattgttgtttgtggtttttttgtttgtttgtctgcttctgaggtaaggttttcgctctagcccaggctgacctggaatttactgtgtagtctcagggtggcctcaaactcatggtgatcctcctacctctctctgcctgctgggattaaaggcgtgcaccacaacacccgggctttttttttttttttttttttaagagagaaagaggcagagacagagaatgagcacaccagagcctccagccattgcaaacaaactccagatgcatgcgctaccttgtgtatctggcttatgtgagtactagggaattgaacctgggtcctttggcttcacatgtaagcactttaactactaacccatctctccagccctgttttattctctttttttgtttgtttgtttgtttgttttgtttttcaaggtagggtctcattccagcccaggctgatgtggaattcactatgtcatctcagagtggcctcgaactcatagtgatcctcctacctctgcctcccaaatactgggattagaggcccgcgccaccacgcccggcttgttttattcttttaagacAGGATCCTGCTACTACCTATCCCATGGCTGGACCTCTAACTTGCAGTCttcctacttcctgagtgctgagactacaggtgtgaaccacaatAGTAAGGGCAGATGCAAATTTTATACTTTCAAAAAGCATTcagttctctctccccctctctgtctcaaataaaaatatattaattttaaaaattaaggctggagagatgtcttagaagttaagatgcttgcctgcaaagcctaaggacccaggtttgattccccaatacccacataagccagatgcacaaggtggcgcatgcatctggagtttgtttgcaaaggtattatgcctgatgtgcccattctcaaccttcctcccttcctccctccctccctcactccctctctctgaaataaatattttttcaaaaaaaagaaaaagaaagaaatgatattcttggactggagagatgcttcagtgattaagggttcaatttcccagtacccaagtaaagccagatgcacaaagtagcacattcataCGAAGTTCGTTTGTaccagctacaggccctggtgtgtgcatatattctgtctccttccctccctttgcaaataaatatattttaaaattaaagataccatggtgctggggagatggctcagcagttaaaggtgcttgcttgtaaagcctgacagccagggtttaattctctagtacccacataaagccagatgcacaaagtggtatatgcatctgaagttagtttgcaaaGAAGACATGGTGTGTtcactttctttccccttctctttctctctcagccctcagttaataaagacagagagaatctccatgtataagaattaagtccaaatggattaaaaaccttaacaccagacctgagactttgaaactgctagaggaaaaagtaggggaaaccctttaacatattggtcttggcaaagactttctgaatataaccccaattgctcagacaataaaaccacagattaaccactgggacctcatgaaattacaaagattttgtactgcaaaagacactgtgaataaagcaaaggggaaacctacaaaatgggaaaaaaaaatctttgctagctatacatctgatagaggattactatctaggatatacaaataactcaaaaaattaaataacaggatatcaaacaacccaattaaaaaatgggctatggtgccggacatggtggcgcacgcctttaatcccagcactcgggaggcagaggtaggaggatcgccatgagttcgaggccaccctgagactacatagtgaattccaggtcagcctgggctggagtgagaccctacctcgaaaaaccaaaaaaaaaaaaggctacggaactaaatagagagttctcaaaagaagaaatacgggggctggagagatggcttagcagttaagcacttgcctgtgaagcctaaggaccccagttcgaggctcggttccccaggtcccacgttagccagatgcacaagggggcacaagcatctcgaGTTCGCTTGTAGTGGCTTGAAgctctggcatccccattctctctctctccctctatctgtctttctctctgtgtctgtcgctctcaaataaataaataaataaataatggacaaaaaaaattttaattaaaaaaaagaagaaataccgatggcataaaagcatctaaaaaaatgttctacatccctagtcatcagggaaatgcaaattaaaactatgtttagattccatctcactcctgtcagattggctaacatcatgaaaacaaataagcataaatgctggcaaggatgtggaaaaagaggaacccttctacactgtcagtgggaatgcaatctggtccagccattgtggaaattagtgtggaggttcctaagacagctaaaactagatctaacataaagagagagagaagatattcTTGTCCAAAGAGCTGTATAACTAACCAATCCTAAATTAACTAGGAAATAAGTTAAACCAAACACCCTCATCATGCTAAGTTACAATAGCTCCAACAACACTCgtccttcttttattcctttttctttctttctttttttttttttgtttgtttgtttgtttgaactaTTGGACTCAAATgatctctcctgcctcagcctcctgagcacctgGCAGACACTGTGATATATACAACTTCTATGGCCAGATCTCAGGACACTTTGTGGTTTCCACCTTCACCCTCTTGAGATGCTTCCAAAACCATGGATACCCTACAGAAGCCCATAACAGGGAGAACCAGCCAGCAGCACAAGAATGAAACTTGgaaggatcaaaaaaaaaaaagccacccagggagccgggcgtggtggtgcacgcctttaatcccagcacttgggaggcagaggtaggaggatcgccatgagttcaaggctaccctgagactacagagttaattccaggtcagcctggaccagagtgagaccctacctcgaaaaaaccaaaaaaaaaaaaaaaaaaaaaagccacccagACATTCCACAGTCAGGAGCAATGCATCACTACAAACACTTAATTGTTTTTAAGTAGCAACAGAAATGAACATGTATATCATCTGAAGACAAGATTTAAAAGCTTACCAAACCTTATTATAAAAGTaaaggaaaggggggagggggtctCCGGAAGATTAGGGAAGTGAGAAATCCCTAAATTGCTAATGATACAGTTATATACctcaaattaaattttttgttttgttctgagacAAGATTTCATGCATCCAGACTGCCCTTGGATTTGCTATGCTGCCAAAGATAACCCTGactttctgaccctcctgcctccatttcccaagtaCTAAAATTATAAGTCGGTGCATCAGCACATTCAGCTatcaagtttatttaaaaaaatgcaatgttaggttggagggatggcttagcggttaaggcatttgcctgcaaagccaaaggaccaagattcaattccccaggacccacgttagccagatgcacaagggggcgcaagcatctggagtttgtttgcagtggatggaggccctggagtgcccattctctctctctttctccctcccttttccgctgtcaaataaataaataaaaaatatttttaaagcgctgggcatggtggcatatgcctttaatcccagcactcgggaggcagaggtaggaggattgccatgaattcaagaccaccctgagaatatagagtgaattccaggtcagcctaggctacagtgagaccctacctcaaaaaaccaaaaa includes:
- the Ubn1 gene encoding ubinuclein-1 isoform X1, yielding MSEPHRVQFTSLPGSLNPAFLKKSRKEEVGGAEQHQDCEPAAAAVRITLTLFEPDHKRCPEFFYPELVKNIRGKVKGLPTGDKKKDVLDPFNDEEKERHKVEALARKFEEKYGGKKRRKDRIQDLIDMGYGYDESDSFIDNSEAYDELVPASLTTKYGGFYINSGTLQFRQASESEDDFIKEKKKKSPKKRKLKEGGEKIKKKKKDDTYDKEKKSKKSKFSKAGFTALNASKEKKKKKYSGALSVKEMLKKFQKEKEAQKKREEEHKPVTMSSTEAQGLRELEGASDPLLSLFGSTSDNDLLQAATAMDSLTDLDLEHLLSESPEGSPFQDMDDESDSLGVGLDQEFRQPSSLPEGLPTPLEKRVKELAQAARAAEGESKQKFFTQDINGILLDIEVKTREMSSQIRSGVYAYLASFLPCSKDALVKRARKLHLYEQGGRLKEPLQKLKEAIGRAMPEQVAKYQDECQAHTQAKVAKMLEEEKDKEQRERICSDEEEDEEKGGRRIMGPRKKFQWNDEIRELLCQVVKIKLENHDLEKNKAQAWEDCVKAFLDAEVKPLWPKGWMQARTLFKESRRGHGHLTSILAKKKVIAPSKVKVKESSTKPDKKVSMPSGQISSPTALLSEHQGGSLSIGATSRELPSQAPGSLADSDPVTLEDSLDEDLVRNPASSVEAVSKELAVLNSKASSSEFTLPAPSKAPAEKVPGVLCTEEKRNFAKPSPSAPPPTNTLQSPLNFLAEQALALGQSSQEKKTESSGYKDLSCQASLSKGLPEGHQSKAKHHSLPRTSHGPQAAVPVPNPQVKVFHAGTQQQKSFTPPASFVNKLQGPKASSPQCHRSLLQLVKTASKGQGFHASTSASGGSPASSSKTPVSSSTALSHPAKQHPASSAGPSYKSNPFAGSVSKHGVSSGSSSSVGAPVQSSVSGTLLSGVQPPPTGQSTSRTVPSSAVKKPPVSQKLTLVAPPGGPNGDSGGGTQGVAKLLTSSLKPSAVSSVTSSTSLPKGTGGAVLLASSSPLNLLSSSYKSSGPKLSGAMNSNSLGIIAPVPFPLHVLSFSADSSAKAGVSKDAIVTGPAPGTFHHGLSPSLLAGLHPSPPHAAPLPHAAVSTHVPQSLPDASQLHGKGPTVPRKL
- the Ubn1 gene encoding ubinuclein-1 isoform X2, with protein sequence MSEPHRVQFTSLPGSLNPAFLKKSRKEEVGGAEQHQDCEPAAAAVRITLTLFEPDHKRCPEFFYPELVKNIRGKVKGLPTGDKKKDVLDPFNDEEKERHKVEALARKFEEKYGGKKRRKDRIQDLIDMGYGYDESDSFIDNSEAYDELVPASLTTKYGGFYINSGTLQFRQASESEDDFIKEKKKKSPKKRKLKEGGEKIKKKKKDDTYDKEKKSKKSKFSKAGFTALNASKEKKKKKYSGALSVKEMLKKFQKEKEAQKKREEEHKPVTMSSTEAQGLRELEGASDPLLSLFGSTSDNDLLQAATAMDSLTDLDLEHLLSESPEGSPFQDMDDESDSLGVGLDQEFRQPSSLPEGLPTPLEKRVKELAQAARAAEGESKQKFFTQDINGILLDIEVKTREMSSQIRSGVYAYLASFLPCSKDALVKRARKLHLYEQGGRLKEPLQKLKEAIGRAMPEQVAKYQDECQAHTQAKVAKMLEEEKDKEQRERICSDEEEDEEKGGRRIMGPRKKFQWNDEIRELLCQVVKIKLENHDLEKNKAQAWEDCVKAFLDAEVKPLWPKGWMQARTLFKESRRGHGHLTSILAKKKVIAPSKVKVKESSTKPDKKVSMPSGQISSPTALLSEHQGGSLSIGATSRELPSQAPGSLADSDPVTLEDSLDEDLVRNPASSVEAVSKELAVLNSKASSSEFTLPAPSKAPAEKVPGVLCTEEKRNFAKPSPSAPPPTNTLQSPLNFLAEQALALGQSSQEKKTESSGYKDLSCQASLSKGLPEGHQSKAKHHSLPRTSHGPQAAVPVPNPQVKVFHAGTQQQKSFTPPASFVNKLQGPKASSPQCHRSLLQLVKTASKGQGFHASTSASGGSPASSSKTPVSSSTALSHPAKQHPASSAGPSYKSNPFAGSVSKHGVSSGSSSSVGAPVQSSVSGTLLSGVQPPPTGQSTSRTVPSSAVKKPPVSQKLTLVAPPGGPNGDSGGGTQGVAKLLTSSLKPSAVSSVTSSTSLPKGTGGAVLLASSSPLNLLSSSYKSSGPKLSGAMNSNSLGIIAPVPFPLHVLSFSADSSAKAGVSKDAIVTGPAPGTFHHGLSPNASQLHGKGPTVPRKL